One Penicillium oxalicum strain HP7-1 chromosome III, whole genome shotgun sequence genomic region harbors:
- a CDS encoding Tubulin gamma chain codes for MPREIITIQAGQCGNNVGSQFWQQLCLEHGISQDGNLEEFATEGGDRKDVFFYQSDDTRYIPRAILLDLEPRVLHAIQSGPYRNIYNPENFFIGQNGVGAGNNWGAGYAAGEGVQEEIFDMIDREADGSDSLEGFMLLHSIAGGTGSGLGSYLLERMNDRFPKKLIQTYSVFPDMQTTDVVVNPYNSLLSMRRLTQDADSVVVLDNGALSRIVADRLHMRPGSIDDTTNFDQTNQLVSTVMSASTATLRYPGYMHNDLAGIIASLIPTPRCHFLLTSYTPFTGDNIEQAKTVRKTTVLDVMRRLLQPKNRMVSMTPSKSSCYISILNMIQGEADPTDVHKSLLRIRERRLASFIPWGPASIQVALTKKSPYLQHSHRVSGLMLANHTSVATLFKRIIQQYDRLRKRNAFLEPYRKEAPFADGFGEFDEARAVVMDLVAEYEAAEREDYLDPGAGAEKEMGV; via the exons ATGCCTAG GGAAATCATCACGATTCAAGCCGGCCAATGCGGCAACAACG TTGGTAGTCAATTTTGGCAACAACTTTGTCTGGAGCATGGTATCAGCCAAGACGGCAATCTCGAAGAGTTTGCGACCGAAGGCGGCGATCGTAAAGATGTGTTTTTCTACCAG AGTGACGATACCCGATACATTCCTCGAGCCATATTGCTGGATTTAGAACCACGA GTCCTCCATGCGATTCAATCTGGTCCTTACCGCAACATCTACAACCCCGAGAACTTCTTTATCGGACAGAATGGAGTCGGCGCAGGAAATAACTGGGGTGCGGGATATGCTGCTGGTGAAGGTGTTCAAGAAGAGATATTCGACATGATTGATCGAGAAGCAGATGGCAGTGACTCGCTCGAG GGTTTCATGCTACTACACTCGATTGCTGGTGGAACCGGTTCAGGCTTGGGAAGTTATCTCTTGGAGCGGATGAACGATCGATTTCCCAAGAAACTCATTCAGACCTACTCCGTGTTTCCAGACATGCAAACAACGGACGTCGTGGTTAACCCATACAACAGTCTACTCTCCATGCGACGGCTGACGCAGGATGCGGACTCGGTG GTGGTACTTGACAATGGCGCCCTGTCTCGCATCGTTGCAGATCGACTTCACATGAGGCCAGGTTCGATTGACGACACAACGAATTTTGATCAGACCAACCAACTG GTCTCGACGGTCATGTCCGCATCCACAGCCACACTCCGCTACCCCGGTTACATGCACAACGATCTCGCTGGGATCATTGCCTCGCTCATCCCCACGCCCCGCTGCCATTTCTTGCTCACCTCATACACCCCTTTCACCGGCGACAACATCGAACAGGCCAAGACGGTGCGCAAGACCACCGTGCTCGACGTGATGCGTCGTCTCTTGCAACCGAAGAACCGCATGGTCTCCATGACCCCAAGCAAATCCAGCTGCTACATCAGTATCCTGAACATGATCCAGGGTGAGGCCGACCCCACCGACGTGCACAAGTCCCTGTTACGTATCCGTGAGCGTCGCCTCGCGTCCTTTATCCCCTGGGGTCCCGCCAGCATTCAGGTTGCCCTAACCAAAAAATCGCCATACTTGCAACATTCGCACCGAGTGAGCGGCCTGATGCTCGCCAATCATACTTCGGTGGCGACTctcttcaagcgcatcaTTCAACAATACGATCGCCTGCGCAAGCGAAATGCTTTCCTGGAGCCGTACAGGAAAGAGGCTCCGTTCGCCGACGGATTCGGGGAATTCGACGAGGCCAGGGCCGTGGTGATGGATCTCGTCGCCGAGTACGAAGCGGCAGAACGTGAGGATTATCTCGATCCAGGTGCTGGTgccgaaaaagaaatgggggTCTAA
- a CDS encoding Aflatoxin B1 aldehyde reductase member 2, with the protein MPLIAQNPQPRVILGLMTFGPDESKGARITSLDEYKKCLDYFQQQGFNEIDTARIYVGGEQEAFTAKAQWKERGLTLATKWYPIEAGAHKPAVVREKLELSLKELNTDQVDIFYLHAPDRSVPFAETLEEVNKLHKEGKFVQLGLSNYTAFEVAEIVTTCAERGWVRPTIYQAMYNAITRNIETELVPVCRRYGIDIVVYNPLAGGLFSGKYKTKDVPAEGRYSDKHGTGNNYRNRYFRDANFEALSLIEPVVEKHGLTLIETALRWVRHHSALKMDGDGRDGVIVGVSSFNQLESNLKDLQKGPLPEEVVKALDEAWMIAKAYSANYWHLDLKYTYDTQEALFKPKPKV; encoded by the exons ATGCCGCTGATTGCACAGAACCCTCAGCCTCGGGTCATCCTGGGCTTGATGACTTTTGGCCCGGACGAGTCCAAAGGGGCCCGCATCACATCACTCGACGAGTACAAGAAATGTCTCGACTACTTCCAACAACAAGGCTTCAACGAAATCGACACCGCCCGAATCTACGTGGGGGGCGAACAGGAGGCGTTTACAGCCAAGGCTCAGTGGAAGGAGCGCGGGCTGACCCTCGCGACCAAATGGTATCCGATCGAAGCCGGTGCCCACAAACCCGCAGTGGTGCGCGAGAAGCTCGAGCTATCTTTGAAGGAGTTGAACACCGACCAAGTCGATATCTTCTACCTTCATGCACCGGACCGCTCGGTGCCATTCGCAGAGACTCTGGAAGAGGTCAACAAGCTGCACAAGGAGGGTAAGTTTGTGCAGCTGGGCCTGAGCAACTACACGGCTTTCGAGGTTGCCGAGATCGTCACAACATGTGCGGAGCGGGGCTGGGTGCGTCCGACTATCTATCAAGCCATGTACAATGCCATCA CTCGCAACATCGAGACCGAACTGGTACCTGTTTGCCGACGCTACGGCATTGATATTGTGGTTTACAATCCTCTGGCGGGAGGTCTGTTCTCCGGAAAGTACAAGACCAAGGATGTTCCTGCGGAGGGGCGATACAGCGATAAGCACGGGACCGGCAACAACTACCGGAATCGGTATTTCCGCGATGCCAACTTTGAGGCTCTGAGTTTGATTGAGCCCGTTGTGGAAAAGCATGGACTGACTCTGATCGAGACGGCTTTGCGGTGGGTGCGGCACCATTCGGCTCTGAAGATGGATGGGGACGGTCGGGACGGAGTCATTGTTGGCGTCAGCAGCTTCAATCAGCTCGAGAGCAATCTCAAGGATTTGCAGAAAGGTCCTTTGCCAGAGGAGGTGGTGAAGGCTTTGGATGAGGCCTGGATGATTGCGAAGGCTTACTCTGCCAACTACTGGCATTTGGATCTGAAGTACACCTATGATACTCAGGAGGCGCTCTTCAAACCCAAGCCCAAAGTCTAA